Proteins from a single region of Haloarcula laminariae:
- a CDS encoding pyridoxamine 5'-phosphate oxidase family protein: MPNAIPEDAVEALTGDARVGHLATSHEDRPHVAPVWYDYRDGAVELVTTGKKLENIRRNPRVALSVQDTDDGDPKWGLTLRGTATVVEDDAEGREILRRINRRYGADEGDWAENTAVRIEVGSTNYWTYD; encoded by the coding sequence ATGCCGAACGCGATTCCCGAGGACGCCGTCGAAGCGCTCACCGGCGACGCCCGCGTCGGCCACCTGGCGACCAGCCACGAGGACCGGCCCCACGTCGCGCCCGTCTGGTACGACTACCGCGACGGCGCCGTCGAACTCGTCACCACCGGGAAGAAGTTGGAGAACATCCGCCGGAACCCCCGCGTCGCTCTGTCGGTCCAGGACACCGACGACGGCGACCCGAAGTGGGGCCTGACACTGCGCGGGACGGCGACTGTCGTCGAGGACGACGCCGAGGGCCGCGAGATACTGCGGCGCATCAACCGCCGCTACGGCGCCGACGAGGGCGACTGGGCGGAGAACACGGCGGTCCGCATCGAGGTGGGGTCGACGAACTACTGGACGTACGACTGA